A genomic region of Metopolophium dirhodum isolate CAU chromosome 1, ASM1992520v1, whole genome shotgun sequence contains the following coding sequences:
- the LOC132940566 gene encoding dynein light chain roadblock-type 2-like: protein MNNIQHEFEETLKRIQSQNGVVGVIVVNNNGDLITSTLDNRSSVSHAEMIMKLADNAKGFVRNLDPSNELTVLRMGSKRREVLVAPGKDFVIIVLQKQNHKSIMKSLVNSL from the exons atgaataatattcaacatGAATTCGAAGAAACTTTGAAACGCATCCAATCCCAAAACGGTGTTGTCGGTGTTATTGTGGTAAACAATAATG GTGATCTCATAACATCAACATTAGACAACAGATCATCTGTTAGCCACGCTGAAATGATAATGAAGTTGGCTGACAACGCAAAGGGGTTTGTTAGAAATTTGGATCCGTCAAACGAGTTAACTGTTTTACGAATGGGTTCTAAAAGACGAGAGGTGCTGGTGGCACctg gtaaagATTTCGTAATTATCGTTCTTCAGAAACAAAATCATAAATCTATTATGAAAAGCTTAGTAAACTctttataa
- the LOC132945710 gene encoding SCAN domain-containing protein 3-like, with amino-acid sequence MLSGSPDISKYQTKIKLLLQSFEYRFQDFEKDKNNILFFMNPFSITLSEIQKYSCNIQLEITEIQNHVSLKQIFTKTVSSQPQLQSSENLLKFWKLLPKEDFLATYDPALQISSRFGSTYICEKAFSTLTYVKNKYRSSLTAPHISDLMLLSTSDLSPDIEKLLANKSLHRSH; translated from the coding sequence ATGTTATCGGGTTCGCCTGACATCTCgaaatatcaaacaaaaattaaattactgttGCAGTCTTTTGAGTACAGATTTCAGGATTTTGAGAAggacaaaaataacattttgtttttcatgaaCCCATTTTCAATCACTTTAagtgaaatacaaaaatattcatgCAATATCCAGTTGGAAATCACAGAAATTCAAAACCACGTTTCCTTGAAGCAGATATTTACCAAAACTGTATCATCACAACCACAGCTGCAGTCTTcagaaaatttattaaaattttggaaattattaCCAAAAGAAGACTTTCTTGCAACGTATGATCCTGCCTTGCAGATTTCAAGCAGATTTGGATCAACATATATTTGCGAAAAAGCTTTTTCTACTCTAACctatgtcaaaaataaatatcgtaGTTCGTTAACTGCGCCTCATATTTCAGATTTGATGTTGTTATCTACATCAGATTTATCACcagatattgaaaaattattagctAATAAGTCTCTTCATAGGTCTcactga